CTGGAACAACACCGGAGATGCGGTGGCATTCTGGGAGGCTAGCGGGGCTGACGAGACAGACACCAGGTTGGTCATCGCCAAACTGAACTACACCACCAGCGTCGGTCCGGTGCAGGGTGATCGCACCACCCCGGATCCGACGTGGGCTCCCGAACTCAAGACGTACGTGCCCACCACGGCGCCGTTGCCGCCGACAGGAACGTACGCCGGTGCCGGCGGCGGCACCGCGGTGGTCACCGAAGTGAGCGATCCAGCGACGGGTCACATCGTCCGTACCGTCACCTACACCGATTACGTCAACGAGCAGGGGATGATCCTCAACGGCACCGAATCAACGGACACCACCGCCAGCCAGTCATCCATCCGCTACGTCGCCGACATCACCGTGACGGGTACGCACACCGGTTACCTCGATGCGGACGCCACCATCAACAAGCTGCAGCGGACGATGACGGGACACATCACCTCCGATCTCGACGGTGACGTGCAGAGCGTCAATGATCAGGACAGGATCGACGAGGACAGGGCAAACATGTAGTCGTCGGACAGCGTTGAACACACTGACCGCTCCGACCCGCTCACCTCACGGCGAGTGTGTCGGAGCGGTTGGCGTTCAACGCATCCGCGCGGTGATCTGGACTTCGACGAGTGCGCCCGGCATGGCCAGCTCGGTAACCCCGACCGCCGTCCAGGCCGGATACGGCGCGGCCACGAACTCGTCTTTGACCTCACCGAAAACCTGCACATGTTGCTGCAGGCCGACGTGGTAACTGGTGATCTCGACAACGTCGGTGAAGTTCAGCCCGGCCTCAGCCAGCACTCCATGCAGGTTTGAGAAGGCCTGGGTGAACTGGGCCCGTGGGTCCTCTGGAACGGACAAGTCGGGGCGCATGCCGATCATCCCCGAGCAGCGCAGATGGTCACCGTCGATCACTGCCGGCGAAAAATGATGCGCGTCGTACATCGGCTGCATCCATTCCGGTACAACGATTTTCATGGGCAACCTTCCAGTGAAGAAACGCGGAAGCCCCTTATTTCCGGGGAAATAAGGGGCTTCCGCACCATCTGAGGGGAATTACACCCGGGCTTCGGCCGGCAGCGCGGCCAGGATGTCGTTGACGCGGTCGCGGGCGTCGCCGAACAGCATCTGAGTGTTCTCGCGGAAGAACAGCGGATTCTGCACACCGGCGTATCCCGAGGCCATGGAGCGCTTGAACACGATGACGTGGTCGGCGTTCCACACGGTGAGCACCGGCATGCCGGCGATCGGGCTGCCCGGATCCTCGGCGGCGGCCGGGTTGACGGTGTCGTTGGCGCCGATCACGAGCACGACGGAAGTGCCGTCGAAGTCGTCGTTGATCTCGTCCATTTCGAGCACGATGTCGTAGGGCACCTTGGCCTCGGCCAGCAGGACGTTCATGTGGCCCGGCAGACGGCCGGCGACGGGGTGGATACCGAAGCGGACGTTGACGCCGCGCTCACGCAGCTTGCGGGTCAGGTCGGCGACACCGTACTGGGCCTGCGCCACCGCCATGCCGTAACCGGGGGTGATGATCACCGAGTCGGCCGAGGCAAGCAGTTCGGCGGCGCCCTCGGCATTGATCTCGCGGTGCTCGCCGTAGTCCTTGTCGTCGGCCGGTCCGGCTTCGATGCCGAAGCCACCGGCGATCACCGAGATGAACGACCGGTTCATGGCCTTGCACATGATGTAGGACAGGTAGGCACCCGAGGAGCCGACGAGTGCGCCGGTGATGATCAGCAGGTCGTTACCGAGCAGGAAGCCGGACGCGGCCGCAGCCCAACCCGAGTAGCTGTTGAGCATCGACACCACAACGGGCATGTCGCCGCCGCCGATCGAGGCGACCAGGTGCCAGCCCAGCAGCAGCGCGAGCACGGTGACGACGATGAGCAGCCACAGGTGCGGCTCGATGACGAACCACACGGTCAGTGCAGCGAACACCACGAGCGCGCCGACGTTGAGGATGTTCTTGCCGGGCAGCATCAACGGTGCGGACTTGATGCGGGCCGACAGCTTGAGGTTGGCCACGATCGAACCGGTGAAGGTGACGGCACCGATGAACACACCGATGAACACCTCGGCCGAGTGGATGCCGAGCATCTTCTCGCCCACGAGCTTGACGGCTTCCTCGCCGCCGAGGTTGTTCTCGACGTGCAGGTAACCGTTCCAGCCGACCAGCACGGCGGCCAGACCGACGAAGCTGTGCAGCAACGCGATCAGCTCGGGCATGCCGGTCATCTCGACGACCTTGGCGCGCCACAGGCCGATCGCGGCGCCGACGACCATGGCCCCGATCAGCAGGGCCAGTCCCAGCGGCTCGATCTTGCGGTCGAAGGCCAGCGCGATGGTGGCGATCAGAGCCACCGCCATGCCGACCATGCCGAAGGTGTTTCCGGCCCTTGACGTCTCGTGTTTGGAGAGGCCGGCCAGCGCGAGGATGAACAGCAGGGCCGCGACGACGTAGGCGGCCGAGGCAACGTTTTCTAGGGTGAACATGGAATCCGTTCCAAAGTTTCTGTGGGTAGGACCGTCAGCTGCGGGAGAACATCGCGAGCATGCGACGCGTCACCGCGAAGCCGCCGAAGACGTTGATACTGGCCAGCAGGATGGCGACGAAGGCCAACGAGGTGATGGCGA
The window above is part of the Mycolicibacterium fortuitum subsp. fortuitum genome. Proteins encoded here:
- a CDS encoding RidA family protein, which encodes MKIVVPEWMQPMYDAHHFSPAVIDGDHLRCSGMIGMRPDLSVPEDPRAQFTQAFSNLHGVLAEAGLNFTDVVEITSYHVGLQQHVQVFGEVKDEFVAAPYPAWTAVGVTELAMPGALVEVQITARMR
- the pntB gene encoding Re/Si-specific NAD(P)(+) transhydrogenase subunit beta, whose protein sequence is MFTLENVASAAYVVAALLFILALAGLSKHETSRAGNTFGMVGMAVALIATIALAFDRKIEPLGLALLIGAMVVGAAIGLWRAKVVEMTGMPELIALLHSFVGLAAVLVGWNGYLHVENNLGGEEAVKLVGEKMLGIHSAEVFIGVFIGAVTFTGSIVANLKLSARIKSAPLMLPGKNILNVGALVVFAALTVWFVIEPHLWLLIVVTVLALLLGWHLVASIGGGDMPVVVSMLNSYSGWAAAASGFLLGNDLLIITGALVGSSGAYLSYIMCKAMNRSFISVIAGGFGIEAGPADDKDYGEHREINAEGAAELLASADSVIITPGYGMAVAQAQYGVADLTRKLRERGVNVRFGIHPVAGRLPGHMNVLLAEAKVPYDIVLEMDEINDDFDGTSVVLVIGANDTVNPAAAEDPGSPIAGMPVLTVWNADHVIVFKRSMASGYAGVQNPLFFRENTQMLFGDARDRVNDILAALPAEARV